From the genome of Agromyces badenianii:
CCTGGCGGCCCACGCGTCGTGGCCGATCCCCGTCGACGGGCTCGTCGGCGCGGTCGAGCGCGCCTACCTCGCGCTCGATGCGCCGAGAGAGACCCTGTCATGACGTCCGGAGACGACCCGTTCTCGGCGAATGGCGTCGGTGACGGTGCTCGCCCGCGCTTTAGAGGGCGAGCTCGAACCGGTGCGTCGGAGCAGGCGACCATCGCCGGTCGCAGCGCGATGACGACCCGCCAAGCCGGCGATCTGCCATGATGCAGAGATGACGGATGCCTCGCGCCCACCGGTCCTGCAGCTGCGAGTCGTCATCGAGGCCGAGGACTACGACCGGGCCGTGGCGTTCTATCGCGACGCGCTCGGCATGCCCGAGCTCATGGCGTACGCCGAGGGCGGCGACGACCGCGTCTCGATCCTCGACGCCGGCAGAGCGACGATCGAGATCGCGAATCCGACGCACAAGCGGGTGATCGACGAACTCGAGGCCGGCGGGCGGCCGAGTCAGCGCATCCGCCTCGCATTCGAGGTGACGGACGGCGCCGGCACCACGAGGCGACTCGCCGAGGCAGGAGCGGCGATCGTCGCCGAGCCGATCGAGACGCCGTGGCGCTCGCTCAACTCCCGGCTGGACGCGCCCGCCGGACTGCAGATCACCGTCTTCGAGGAGCTCGAGGGCTCAGACGAGCGTGCGCTTCGCGACGGGTTCGGCACAGAGTCCGATCGCGAC
Proteins encoded in this window:
- a CDS encoding VOC family protein, whose translation is MTDASRPPVLQLRVVIEAEDYDRAVAFYRDALGMPELMAYAEGGDDRVSILDAGRATIEIANPTHKRVIDELEAGGRPSQRIRLAFEVTDGAGTTRRLAEAGAAIVAEPIETPWRSLNSRLDAPAGLQITVFEELEGSDERALRDGFGTESDRD